CTGTGCAGCGAGTTTGAACTGGTCCGTCTGCCGGGTCGCGTCGACCACGACGGCCGTCCCCGCCGACCGCGACCCGACGACGTACCCGAGACACCCCTTCGCCCGCCGCTGGACCTGTCGCACGACGAGATCGTCGTCGTCGGTCCGGATCGGAACGACCTCGTAGACTTTGCTCCAGGCTTCCATGCCGCCCGAGACGACCGAGACGTCCTCGAAGCCGTTCTCCGCGAGTTCCAGGCCGAAGGGCGTCGAGGTCAGCCCCTTCCCGCAGATGGCGACGATCGAGTGCCCGTCGGTCATGGACGACACCTCGTCCAGTTGGGATCGATCGAGCCCCTCGCTGGGATCGTACGGGACGTTTTCGGCACCCCGCACGTGCCAGGCTTCGTAACTGTCGGTCGGTCGCGTGTCGACGAGCGTGAACTGTTCGTCGGCGTCGATTCGATCCGCGAGTCGTTCGACGGTGATGGTTTCGACCATTGGTTGCCAAGATATCGGTGTGCAGTCGTCGGGCCGTACCGCTCGTGCGGGTGTCGGACCGCTATCGGTGGTGGTTGTGGCCCTCCTCGGGGAAGCGATTCCCGCGGGGGATCAGTCTCGTCTCGCAGTAGGCGTCGCCGTCGGCGTAGTCCACACCCGGCTGGACGAACGGGTACGGGCCGTCTGCGGGCGTGTTCTGGGCGTCGCCGCCGTCGTCGGCCGTCCGGACCCGTCCCGACGCCTCGTAGTCGATAGGCGAGTGTTCGGCCAGGTAAGCCACGACCACGTCGGCCGGGGTCGTCTCGTCGTCGACCTGCACGTCATGGAACGGGAAGCCGCAGTTCCCGAGGTCGCGTTCCGGGTCGCCCGGCCTGCGGAACGTCGCCACCGAGTAGGTCGCCTCCGGATCGATCGGGTCGCCGTCGATCCGCAACTCCACCAGGCGGCGGCCGCGCTTCGCGGTCGGGTCGACGATCACTTCGACGTTCGAGGAGTACGACCGGACCCGGCCGTCTTCCTGGGCGTACGGGTACGGCGTGAAGTTGTCTTCGAGGAACCGCTCCATGTGACTGGTCAGCTGTTGCCCGTACGCGACACCCTTCGCGACCGGTGCCGTCATCGGGAACGCCGTGTACACGTCGCCGAGCGTTATCTCGCCGGGCGGGACCACGGTTCCGTAGCGGAACCCGTGCGCGACGGCCAGATCGGTTCCGAAGTGCGACCGCACGGCGTCGTTGAACAGCGTGTTCCAGGTGCTCTCCAGAAACGACTGCCGGCACAGGGCTGTCTCCGTCCGACCGACGACCGTATCGAGCGGTCGGTCCAGCCGTCCGGCCCCACGCTCGAAGTCGGGATCGTCGTCGAAGAACGGTCGCCGCACGGCCTCGATGGTCGCCGCCGCCTCCGGGTCAGGGTTCGGCGTGTACGGGCTGTTCTCGGTCAGGCAGTAGAGGCAGTGGCGAAACTGCAGCTGGCCGTCACGGATTCGGAGGTCGACGCGGCCGAGCGCGTCGCCCATCCCGGACTCGACGACGACGGTCCCGTCGACGAGCAACGGATCGTACGTGTACTCGTGGGTGTGGGCGCTGAACAGCAGGTCGACCGTCGGACAGTCCTTTGCGGCCTGCACCATCCAGGGGAGGCCGATCTCGGTCACGCCGACCACGATGTCGGCCCCCTCCTCGCGAGCCTCAGTTGCAGCGGATTCGAGGAGCCTCGGGTGTTTTCCGAACCGGTACTTTCCCCGGTAGAACGCGGGCGCCATCCGATCCACGTAGACGTTCGTCATGCCGACGACGCCGATGACGACGTCGCCGACATCGAGCAGTTCGTAGGCATCGTACA
This Halorientalis sp. IM1011 DNA region includes the following protein-coding sequences:
- a CDS encoding bifunctional UDP-sugar hydrolase/5'-nucleotidase, which produces MAPSEDHLGSWRNCDGRRVATDGDPDVVLTHVSDLHGQLAARDQVYYDTQQSNPGLEFDGDDRVIERAGGVPVLSAKLDELREEYPVRTLMCGDTFHGSAETTYTNGRVMLEPIDRHLCPDVYVPGNWDYSNEAPEDGNVTALLDELDASVLAANLYDWDSTDRLYDAYELLDVGDVVIGVVGMTNVYVDRMAPAFYRGKYRFGKHPRLLESAATEAREEGADIVVGVTEIGLPWMVQAAKDCPTVDLLFSAHTHEYTYDPLLVDGTVVVESGMGDALGRVDLRIRDGQLQFRHCLYCLTENSPYTPNPDPEAAATIEAVRRPFFDDDPDFERGAGRLDRPLDTVVGRTETALCRQSFLESTWNTLFNDAVRSHFGTDLAVAHGFRYGTVVPPGEITLGDVYTAFPMTAPVAKGVAYGQQLTSHMERFLEDNFTPYPYAQEDGRVRSYSSNVEVIVDPTAKRGRRLVELRIDGDPIDPEATYSVATFRRPGDPERDLGNCGFPFHDVQVDDETTPADVVVAYLAEHSPIDYEASGRVRTADDGGDAQNTPADGPYPFVQPGVDYADGDAYCETRLIPRGNRFPEEGHNHHR